A segment of the Candidatus Dadabacteria bacterium genome:
GTACTGGCCTACAGGTACAAGGGGAAAAACATAGACGACATCCTTAACCTCACTGTCGATCAGGCCATGGGGTTTTTCTCGGGAAACCCGGCCGTTACCAGAAAGCTCAAGGTTCTAAAGGATGTCGGATGCGGTTATCTGAGGCTCGGACAGCCCGCAACAACACTGTCGGGAGGAGAAGCCCAGAGGATAAAGATAGCCCGGGAACTCTCGAAAAAAGAAAAAAACAACATTCTCTACATCCTTGACGAACCCACGGTCGGACTTCACATCGACGACATAGGAAAACTCCTCGACGTTCTTAACAGGCTTGTCGACGCCGGCAACAGCGTAATAGTCATAGAGCACAACCTTGAGATGATAAAATGCGCGGATTATGTAGTTGACCTCGGACCTGAGGGAGGAGATAACGGGGGACGCATAGTGGCCTCCGGTACTCCGGAACAGGTTGCTTCGGTAGAAAACTCTTATACCGGAGAGCACCTGAGACCGCTTCTCGGTTAGCCGGATTATATATTTTTTCGACATGGGGTAGAATAGAACCTTAAAAATAATCTTGTCGGAGAGAAAAAATGCTTGCAGACAGAAAAATACCTTTCAGCGAATCCAAGGAAGAAGAGTGGGAAATTCTTAAACAGAAGACCGAAGGCGGCATAGAGCTCATGCTCGAGGACTCCCAGCGATGGTTCCTGGCCACGACGGAAGGTGACGGAATCAGGATAACTTCCGCCGAGAAGAACGTGCGTCCGCTTGCCGTTCGCGAACCGCCGCTCATCAAGTTCGATGAGTTCAAAAGAGTGGCGGAAGTCTATAATGACTCATTCTTCGGCGGGATAGGGGATCTCTCGGCAAGGCTCGAGACTCACAAGTCAAGCCCGAACATGCGGTACCTCTTCATGTTGATTTACTATCTGATCTAAAGAACTCCTGAAGCAGAACCTAGGCTATTTCAAAAAAAGAATTTGAAATAGCCTAGGTTATCAGTTAGACTGCGACTGGTTATGATCAATCGCAACCTAGCACCAAAGCTTATCGAAGCAGCGCGGAAGTTTCCCTCCATCACGCTTACGGGACCCCGGCAAAGCGGTAAGACAACATTATGCAGGGCCTTGTTCGCTCACCATCCGTACGCAAGCCTTGAGGCTCCGGACATACGGGCTTTCGCAACTGAGGACCCCAGAGGGTTTCTGGCTCAATTTCCAAAAGGCTGCGTAATCGACGAGGTGCAGCGTGCGCCTGACCTTCTCTCCTACCTGCAGGGCATAATCGACGAAGATCCTTCGCCAGGACGCTGGATACTTACGGGGTCACAGAACTTTTCCCTACTCAAATCGGTCAGCCAGTCTTTAGCCGGGAGGACAGCAGTATATAACCTGTTTCCTCTCGCGCGCAACGAGATTACGCGATTCGACATACATCCCCCGAGTCTTGAGGAGACTCTTTTTGCCGGCGGATACCCACGCATATTCGATCTTGGTCTTGATCCCTCCGACTGGTTTCGCTCCTATGTCACCACTTACGTAGAACGCGATGTGCGAACAGTAAGCAACGTAGCTGACATAGCTACATTCCAACGGTTTGTCCAACTGTGTGCCGGGCGTACGGCGCAGTTGCTCAACTATTCGTCATTGGCTGATGACTGCGGCATATCGCAGCCGAGTGCGAAAGCCTGGATTAACATACTTGAGACGAGCTTTATCGTTTTCCGCCTTCCGACTTTTCACTCGAACCTGCGCAAGAGACTCGTAAAGATGCCGAAGCTGCATTTCTACGACACGGGGCTAGTCTGTTGGCTGCTGGGTATCCGGACACCCGAACAGTTAAACTCTCATCCGCTTCGCGGCCCGATCTTCGAAACCTGGGTAGTCTCGGAGATAACAAAACACCGAAGCAACAGTGGCAAGACGGGAGGTCTCTCATTTTACCGCGACCGCAATGGAGCCGAGGTAGATATTATCATCGAGGACCCGTCCCGCATTACGCTTGTCGACGCCAAGTCCACGGCAACAGGATCTTCGGGTCTGTTCAGCGGGGTGCGACGCGTCCGCCAGCACCTGACCGAATTATCCCGTCCTTGCAGTATAGTCATAGCCTACGGAGGAAATCAGTTCCAGCAACGTGCGGACGGGGATATAGTGCCTTGGCGTAAACTGCATCAAGCAGATTTTTAGAGACGGAATTTGGCTCCGGCGGCAGGGCTCGAACCTGCGACCCGATGATTAACAGTCATCTGCTCTGCCAACTGAGCTACGCCGGAACTGTAAAAATAGAAAAAAGCCAAAGAGTAGTTAATTTTATATAGATACAGAAAACAGTCAACAAATCTAATACCGAGAAAATGGCCGGAAAAAAAGAAGACAAAAAGAAGCTGGAAGAAGTGAGTTCATCTCTTCCCGCGCTTTCAAACTCCCTGCAAAGCTATCTGGCGCAGATCAGGGACTACCCTGTTTTGAGCAGGGAAGAAGAATACGAACTCGCGATGAGGCACAGGGAAACGGGCGATCTTGAGGCCGCCAGGAAACTGATCGTATCAAATCTGAAGTTCGTCGTGCGTATCGCGAACGAGTACAAAAACTACAACGTAAACACCCTGGATCTTATACAGGAAGGCAACATAGGGCTCATGAAGGCCGTAAGAGGCTTTGACCCCACAAAGGGATACAGGCTCATCTCATACGCGGTCTGGTGGATAAGGGCGTATATACAGAATCACATAATGAAAACCTGGAGCCTGGTAAAAGTCGGGACGAATCAATCGCAAAGAAAGCTCTTCTACAAACTCAGGTCGACGAAAAATAAGATCGAAGCCACGGGAGCCGAGATGGAGGAAGATATTTACTCCGAGATAGCCAAGGAACTTGACGTGCCGGACAGCCAGGTAATCGAGATGGACCGGATAATGTCCGGAAAAGATCTGTCTCTTGACGCAAATATAGAAGGCAGCACGGAACGCACCTACGTTGACATGCTGGGGGACACGTTTGACCAGGAGCAGTTCCTTGAAGATTCCCAGACCCGCCCGCTTGTTGCCAAGAAGATAAAAGAAGCCATGGCGAACCTGAAAGAAAGGGAAAAATACATTATCGAAAGACGGATTCTCACCGATTCTCCCGAAACTCTTGAAAAGCTTTCCCATAAATTCGGCATCTCAAGAGAACGTGTAAGACAGATAGAAAAAAACGCTCTTAACAAGATCAGGAAGGAATTCCAGAAAGAGCATTTTCACGTGTAGAATTTCTGGGAAAAGCATAAATCCGAGGAGGTTCTTGCCTATAACCTCCTGAAATTTCTAACTATTATTGAATTAGGGCTCGAATTATAATATGGTCTTTAATAGGGTGTGTGGTTTTTAAAAAGCAAAGCGGAAAAGGGTCTAGCGGGTCGAGGTCCCTTATGGTTTGTGGGACATAGCGGTGCCTTCGCGTTCAAGTGAAGGCATAGGGCCAGTCACCGTGAATTCATAGCGGGCCCTCGATTCCGCTTCAGAAAATCTGGGATCCACTTTTGCAATCACCTTTAATACACACCTCATTCGCCCACTTCCATGAATTTTTCCGGCAGAAATGGACTTTCTCTGCCCGGGCAACCTGAACATCGCAAAGATCAACCAGTGAAAGGTTGTCTGGAATTCACAGGGCAGTCTGATGGATTTGCTAACTCAGAACCGGCGAATTATTGCCAGGCGGGCGACAGAAAGTCTGTTTTCAACTTCGTAGGATACTGCCCTTCTGGGAGTTTCTAGCCCACAGCAGGGGTTATCTGCGGAGCGATTAACAAGGTGAGCACTCTCTCCGAAATCCATATACAATCCCTCAAGCCTCAAAACCCAGGCGTCGGATAACGCTGCTTCCACCCCGACTCCAACCACCCAGCCCGCCTCCGCTGAATCCTTACTGAAGGAATCGTCGGGGTCCACCATGGAGCCCGAATCACCGAAATCAATATCGGTTACCGAGTTCCTGATGCCGGCAAAAGCCAGCCCTCCGGTGACAAAAACCGTCATACGGCCAATTCCTTGCTCAACTCCCCCGCGCGCAGAAACGATCCACGAAAATTCCGATTCGGCAGTTTCATCCAAACCTTCAGGATCAAGCTTATTGGTTGATGCCGACACGTTGGTCAACGTGCCGTCAAGTTCCATTCTCAGGGTCAAGCCACCAACATCGAATTTTCTCCCTAAGATAACGCCGCCGACAAAGCCCGTATCGTCATATTTGGAAATCGAACCGGGATTGCCCCAGTCAGCAAAGCCATCAATATCTATTATCCGGTTTCTCATAAAACCGGGGCCAGCAAAGACCCCCGCGTAACTGTCGAAGCGCGCAGGTCCGGTCTCGCTCTGTGCGGGATCACCATCGGTTTCGCTCTGCGTGAGATCATCCGGCATAACACCCGAGAAACCGGCATTTGGACTTACCAAGAAAACGAACAGAAGAACTGCCAAGCTGCCTGCCATGAACTTTGTTCTATTGTTTTTTCTTGGCACAGCACTTAAAAAGAAATCGATACTCTTTTTCATATGAGTTCTCCTAGGTGATTCAGCATCTTCGGTATATTTCCAGGCATATTTCCGCCCGCCTGCGCCATCTCGGCGCCCCCGCCCCCTTTTCCGCCTACAATCCCGGCAAGCTCCTTTACGATTTTTCCAGCATGATAACTGCCGATAAGATCCTTGGTAATACCCACAAGAATAAAAACCCGGCCTCCATTCTCAGCGACAAGCACAGCGATGCCGTTATTCATTTTCCCCTTCAGATAATCCCAAAGAGAACGCAGTTCTGCAGGTTTCGAAACAGAAACTTTGACCCGAAGGAGGTTGACTCCTCCCACATCCTCAACTTTGTCAATCAGCTCGGCGGCCGTTTTTACAAGAGTCCTCGCCCTGGAAGATTCGATTTCCGCCTGGAGCCGGGCACTTTCTTCAATAATTCCGGCAAGTCTGGAAAGAAGTTCGGAGCGGGGGGCGTTAAGGGTGGTGGAGAATTCGTTCAGGATATCTTCCTGCCCTTTCATGTAATTCCATGCCGCCTGACCGCTTACGGCCTCGATCCTCCTCACTCCCGCGGAAGACGCGCTCTCAGACACTATCTTCAACATGCCTATCTCACCCGAAGCCCTGACATGGGTACCGCCGCAAAGCTCTTTGCTGTAGTCCCCTATCATTACCACCCTTACCCTGTCGCCGTATTTCTCTTCGAATATAGCGGTGGCCCCGTCCTTTATGGCTTCGTCGTACGAAACGTCTTCTTTTGTTAGAACCTCGTCGTCACGCCTTATTCTCTCGTTGATGATCTGTTCTATGGAATCAAGCTGCTGTTTCTCGATCGAGGAATAGTGGCTGAAATCAAACCTGAGCCTGTCGGGCCCGACGAACGATCCTGCCTGATTGACGTGATTGCCGAGGACTTCCTTTAAAACGGCGTGAAGCACATGTGTTGAGGTATGGTGAGCCATAACCCCCTGTCTCCTCGCGGGGTCGACCTCCATGTGCACATGGTCGCCGACCTGCGCATTTCCCTTCTCGATAACAACATTGTGAATGAAAAACGTGGGGGTGAGCTTTTTCGTATCGAGGACTTTCGCATGGAATCCCGGCCCGGCAATTTCACCCCTGTCCCCGGTCTGTCCGCCCGATTCCCCGTAAAAAGGAGTGATATCGGTAATTATCTGGGCTTCCTGACCCTCCCAAGCTGTGTCGGAAATCTCTCCTTGGTTTATTATTCCAGTAACCGCGCCTTCGGAAGAGAGGGTCTTGTAGCCAACAAATTCTGTTGTCATCTCTCCGGCGAGCTCAAGCAGAACAGATGTAAGGTCGGTTTCTCCGCCGCCGCGGGCGTTTCTTGACTTGGTTCTCTGTCTCTCCATTTCCTTCTCAAAGCCCTGAAGGTCAATATCTATACCCTCGGTTCTGGTTATGTCTTCGGTTAGGTCGACCGGGAACCCGTATGTATCGTAGAGACTGAAAACCACCTTGCCAGGGAGCTTCTTCTTTTTCCCAAGCTTTGCGATTTCCTGGTTAAGAAGTTCAAGTCCTCTGTCCACCGTCTCTAGGAACCTCTCCTCCTCGCTTTTTACAACCTGGGATACAAAATCCCCCTTTTCCCTAATCTCGGGATAGGCATCCGCCATGATCCCCTCAACTGCGGGCAGGACCCTGTAGATAAAGGGTTCGTCTATTCCCAGAAACTTGGAGTGGCGGACGGCTCTCCTGAGTATTCTCCTAAGAACGTATCCCCTACCTTCATTTGACGGGAATACTCCGTCCGAGATGAGAAAGGCAAGTGCTCTTGAATGGTCCGCTATAACCCTCATCGCAACCTCGGTCGAGCGGTCGGTGGAATAATCTCTTCCGGAAAGCTCCTCTATCCTGCTTATTATCCCTCTTAGAAGGTCAGTCTCATAGTTGTTCCCCACTCCCTGAAGAACCGCTGTAAGTCTTTCAAGCCCAAGCCCCGTGTCAATGCTGGGACGAGGAAGAGATGTCATCTCTCCCTTTTGATTTCTCTCAAACTGCATGAACACAAGATTCCAGAGCTCAAGGTAACGATCGCACTCGCATCCGACGGCGCACCCCGCTTTCCCGCAGCCAAGCGATTCCCCCTGGTCTATCAGTATCTCGGAACACGGACCGCACGGACCCGTATCCCCCATTGACCAGAAATTGTCTTTCTCCCCCATCCTCACGATCCTTTTCTTGGCAACACCGATACCTTTGTTCCAGATCTCAAAAGCCTCGTCGTCGTCTTTATAGACGGTGACCCAGAGTTTTTCCTTGGGAAGCCCGTAAACATTGGTAATAAGATCCCATCCATAATTGATGGCTCCTTCCTTGAAGTAGTCCCCAAAGGAGAAATTCCCAAGCATTTCAAAAAAAGTGTGATGTCTCGCCGTATACCCGACGTTGTCAAGATCGTTGTGCTTTCCCCCGGCTCTGAGACACTTCTGGGAAGAAACCGCTCTTTTGAAATCCCTGGTCTCATTTCCAGTGAAAACATTCTTGAACTGAACCATCCCGGCGTTGGTAAAAAGGAGGGTAGGATCGTTCTCCGGTATAAGAATGGAACTGCGCACCGGTTCGTGTCCCCTTTCGGAGAAATACTCGATAAATTCTCTTCTAACCTCGTATCCTTTCATCTGACAAAAATCCCTGGCATACAGCACGGTGAACCGTTATTGGCTGAGGAGCAGGTCGTTCAGCCTGGATGGAAAAATATAACAGGAATGGTAGAAAACTGAATTAAAAGAGCGGAGCAAAGTAAGGAGAGAGCTCTATCTTCCGGCCCGCTGCAATGCTTCTTCCTCAACCCCGGTAACGGCGTAACAGAGGTTCCCATCGACCTTTTCACGCCTCACTTCGAGATAATCGCTTGCGCCCTCGCGGAAACCGGTCGTAACAAACACGCTCCATGCCCTCGCTCCATCGCAAAGAGCCTTGGCCTCGTCCACAAAGGGTTTTGCAAGCGCGAAAACGTCCGATTCATCTGACACCGGCAAATCAGCCGAGGAAATGCCCATCTTAAGCTTTATATCCGACCGGGTAGAGATTTTCTGACCATCGACCACCCCGGCGAAAAGCTGCATCATCTCAACCGCGCAGCACACGCAATTGAGCTTTGCAACGGGTCCGGGATCGGGGCTGGTGAAAAAAGCCACCACCTCATCGCGAAGTATGGCCTCCACGGTTCCTCCGAAGGAGCCTACAGTGGTTGAAACGGTCTTTCTGTAATCGGCCGTAAGAGAGTTGACGCTGGATGGCGAAACATCTTCAATCAGGGTTTCAAAATCCGCGATCTTTACGACGAGTATGCTGATATCTACCTTCTTCCCCTCGGAATCCGCAACCTCGGTAACGGCGGAGGGAGCCTCTTGTTGAGGTTCGGCATCCTCTTCTTCAACATGCACGATTTCCACCAGCCCCTCATCAAACGAATCTTGGGGAGCCTCAAATGCAGAAACATCAGAAGATTGCTCCTCTCTTAAGACTATCTTCGGCCGGAAATCCGTCGGCAGTTCATCCGAACGGTCAAAGTCCGCATCTTCCAAATCCTCCGTGTCGTCCCGGTCGGCCGATCCGCCTTCAAGCGAAGAAACCATTTCGTTGAATTCACGGCAAAGCCACTGAACCCCCGCCCCCGCAATGAGCGAAGACCGCCCATCCAGGCGGACCGAGTAATCTCCGCTGGCAACAGAACCTACAGCTTCAGAGAATTCCCCCATGAACCGGAATGCCCGATCACTTATAAAACGTATCAGGGAAGTAAAAACAACTGCCATCAGGGAAGCGAAAATGAGGCTCCAGAGCAAAGCGTCAAGGTGGAAGTTTTTCCCAACAGAACTTCTCAGACCCAAAAGGACAGTCTTTCCCTCAGGTCCCTTGAGGGTGAGTTTCTCAAAACCCTTGTCATCCTGAAAACCGAAACTCTTCTCAAGCACCCCGTTATGATCAAGCAGCCTTACGTACCCGACATTGTTTCTCGTATCAAGAATGCTTCTCGCGCGGTCGGCGAAAAAAACCTCCTCGCTGAACACTTCTTCCATCCCCTCAACTATGAGGTCGGCGTACTTCTCCGGGAAATAGAAATACTGGAACGCGAAAACCGCCAGAAACGAGAGCAGGAAACAGAAAATAAATACGGGAAAGAATGGAGCTAGATTGAAAGATTTTTTCCGGTTTTTCAAAGCACTCAAGGTAAATTTCCGTCTAACTTATCCAGAAGGACAACATGCCGGTAAAAGTATTCAGTAATTATAATAGGAGAAAAACAAAAAACTAGTTTTACGGGGAACCGCTCAGGCAGGAACTACGGAAACCTTTGTTCTGCCCTTTCCGGATTTCTGAAATTTCACAACCCCGTCAGACATTGCGAATATCGTGTAATCCTTTCCAAGCCCCACGTTCAGACCAGGCTTAATGCTGGTACCACGCTGCCTTACTATTATGTTCCCCTTGACAACCGGCTGGCCTCCGAATTTCTTTACGCCAAGCCTTCTGCCTATGGAATCCCTTCCGTTTTTGGAACTTCCGCCACCTTTTTTGGTTGACATGCTTACTCGCCTCCGCGAATCAGGCGCTTATGCTCGTAATCTCGACGCTGGTCAGGTTCTGGCGATGGCCCGCCTTTTTCCTGTACCCTTTCCTTCTTTTGAACTTGAAGACTACTATCTTCTCGCCCCTTTTCTGCTTTACTATTCTACCCTCAACCCTGGCATTTTCAACAACAGGGCTACCTACCTTAACGTCCTCTCCCTCAGCGGACACAAGCAGGACTTCCTCAAAGTTCACTTCTTCGCCGGGTTCGCCGGAGATTTTTTCTATATCAATAACGTCGCCCGGTTTGACTATATACTGTTTTCCACCGGTTTTTATAACAGCGTGCATAACATCCTCCGCACTTTATGGAAGCACTATTTTGCCTGTTAGAAAATTCTTTTGTCAAATGCCGCTCTGAAGATTCCATGTCCTGAGGATGGTGTAGCGGGATCCCCGGGGTCCAAGCTCACTTTGAACAAGCCCGACTCTTGTAATGGAGAACTCCGTTTTGTCCGGTCGAGGAATCCTCCTGATTCCCTCGAAATCCCCTCTGATCCTGCCCAGAGTCACGTGCGGGATGAATTTTCTTTTCTCCATCTCAAACCCGTTCTGCAGGACCGCACTCTGCACTTTGTCAAAAAGAGACTGGAACTGCTCATTTTTCACAAGACCCAAGGCTAACACTCTAGGATTTCTCGAGCCTGGAAACAGGCAAAAATCGTCAAATCCAGACTCAACACTCCCCGAACCGCAAACCGCGGAACCTACATCGGCTGATATGTCCTCAAGACACGATTCATCAACATCTCCAAGAAACCTGAGCGTGACGTGAAGTT
Coding sequences within it:
- a CDS encoding ATP-binding protein, which encodes MINRNLAPKLIEAARKFPSITLTGPRQSGKTTLCRALFAHHPYASLEAPDIRAFATEDPRGFLAQFPKGCVIDEVQRAPDLLSYLQGIIDEDPSPGRWILTGSQNFSLLKSVSQSLAGRTAVYNLFPLARNEITRFDIHPPSLEETLFAGGYPRIFDLGLDPSDWFRSYVTTYVERDVRTVSNVADIATFQRFVQLCAGRTAQLLNYSSLADDCGISQPSAKAWINILETSFIVFRLPTFHSNLRKRLVKMPKLHFYDTGLVCWLLGIRTPEQLNSHPLRGPIFETWVVSEITKHRSNSGKTGGLSFYRDRNGAEVDIIIEDPSRITLVDAKSTATGSSGLFSGVRRVRQHLTELSRPCSIVIAYGGNQFQQRADGDIVPWRKLHQADF
- the rpoH gene encoding RNA polymerase sigma factor RpoH, coding for MAGKKEDKKKLEEVSSSLPALSNSLQSYLAQIRDYPVLSREEEYELAMRHRETGDLEAARKLIVSNLKFVVRIANEYKNYNVNTLDLIQEGNIGLMKAVRGFDPTKGYRLISYAVWWIRAYIQNHIMKTWSLVKVGTNQSQRKLFYKLRSTKNKIEATGAEMEEDIYSEIAKELDVPDSQVIEMDRIMSGKDLSLDANIEGSTERTYVDMLGDTFDQEQFLEDSQTRPLVAKKIKEAMANLKEREKYIIERRILTDSPETLEKLSHKFGISRERVRQIEKNALNKIRKEFQKEHFHV
- a CDS encoding outer membrane beta-barrel protein, translating into MKKSIDFFLSAVPRKNNRTKFMAGSLAVLLFVFLVSPNAGFSGVMPDDLTQSETDGDPAQSETGPARFDSYAGVFAGPGFMRNRIIDIDGFADWGNPGSISKYDDTGFVGGVILGRKFDVGGLTLRMELDGTLTNVSASTNKLDPEGLDETAESEFSWIVSARGGVEQGIGRMTVFVTGGLAFAGIRNSVTDIDFGDSGSMVDPDDSFSKDSAEAGWVVGVGVEAALSDAWVLRLEGLYMDFGESAHLVNRSADNPCCGLETPRRAVSYEVENRLSVARLAIIRRF
- the alaS gene encoding alanine--tRNA ligase — protein: MKGYEVRREFIEYFSERGHEPVRSSILIPENDPTLLFTNAGMVQFKNVFTGNETRDFKRAVSSQKCLRAGGKHNDLDNVGYTARHHTFFEMLGNFSFGDYFKEGAINYGWDLITNVYGLPKEKLWVTVYKDDDEAFEIWNKGIGVAKKRIVRMGEKDNFWSMGDTGPCGPCSEILIDQGESLGCGKAGCAVGCECDRYLELWNLVFMQFERNQKGEMTSLPRPSIDTGLGLERLTAVLQGVGNNYETDLLRGIISRIEELSGRDYSTDRSTEVAMRVIADHSRALAFLISDGVFPSNEGRGYVLRRILRRAVRHSKFLGIDEPFIYRVLPAVEGIMADAYPEIREKGDFVSQVVKSEEERFLETVDRGLELLNQEIAKLGKKKKLPGKVVFSLYDTYGFPVDLTEDITRTEGIDIDLQGFEKEMERQRTKSRNARGGGETDLTSVLLELAGEMTTEFVGYKTLSSEGAVTGIINQGEISDTAWEGQEAQIITDITPFYGESGGQTGDRGEIAGPGFHAKVLDTKKLTPTFFIHNVVIEKGNAQVGDHVHMEVDPARRQGVMAHHTSTHVLHAVLKEVLGNHVNQAGSFVGPDRLRFDFSHYSSIEKQQLDSIEQIINERIRRDDEVLTKEDVSYDEAIKDGATAIFEEKYGDRVRVVMIGDYSKELCGGTHVRASGEIGMLKIVSESASSAGVRRIEAVSGQAAWNYMKGQEDILNEFSTTLNAPRSELLSRLAGIIEESARLQAEIESSRARTLVKTAAELIDKVEDVGGVNLLRVKVSVSKPAELRSLWDYLKGKMNNGIAVLVAENGGRVFILVGITKDLIGSYHAGKIVKELAGIVGGKGGGGAEMAQAGGNMPGNIPKMLNHLGELI
- the rpmA gene encoding 50S ribosomal protein L27 — encoded protein: MSTKKGGGSSKNGRDSIGRRLGVKKFGGQPVVKGNIIVRQRGTSIKPGLNVGLGKDYTIFAMSDGVVKFQKSGKGRTKVSVVPA
- the rplU gene encoding 50S ribosomal protein L21 is translated as MHAVIKTGGKQYIVKPGDVIDIEKISGEPGEEVNFEEVLLVSAEGEDVKVGSPVVENARVEGRIVKQKRGEKIVVFKFKRRKGYRKKAGHRQNLTSVEITSISA
- the thpR gene encoding RNA 2',3'-cyclic phosphodiesterase, which produces MRLFIAAFLLEETKDVLFRYVQSLRGFLRGVRWEPKEKLHVTLRFLGDVDESCLEDISADVGSAVCGSGSVESGFDDFCLFPGSRNPRVLALGLVKNEQFQSLFDKVQSAVLQNGFEMEKRKFIPHVTLGRIRGDFEGIRRIPRPDKTEFSITRVGLVQSELGPRGSRYTILRTWNLQSGI